Proteins encoded in a region of the Pseudomonas denitrificans (nom. rej.) genome:
- the betI gene encoding transcriptional regulator BetI: MPKVGMQPIRRSQLIHATLEAVDQVGMSDASIALIARLAGVSNGIISHYFQDKNGLLEATMRHLMSALSKAVAERRATLRNDEPRSHLRAIIAGNFDSSQVNGPAMKTWLAFWATSMHQPALRRLQRINDHRLYSNLCSQFRRELPLAQARSAARGLAALIDGLWLRGALSGDAFDTEQALAIAYDYLDQQLAKRPG, from the coding sequence ATGCCCAAGGTCGGTATGCAGCCGATTCGCCGCTCCCAGCTGATCCACGCGACCCTCGAGGCGGTGGACCAGGTGGGCATGAGCGACGCCAGCATCGCCCTGATCGCCCGCCTGGCGGGGGTCTCCAACGGCATCATCAGCCACTACTTCCAGGACAAGAACGGGCTGCTGGAAGCGACGATGCGACATTTGATGTCGGCATTGAGCAAGGCTGTCGCCGAGCGCCGCGCTACCTTGCGCAACGACGAACCGCGCTCGCACCTGCGGGCCATCATCGCCGGCAACTTCGACAGCTCCCAGGTCAACGGCCCGGCCATGAAAACCTGGCTCGCGTTCTGGGCGACCAGCATGCACCAGCCGGCGCTGCGCCGACTGCAGCGGATCAACGACCACCGGCTGTATTCGAACCTGTGCAGCCAGTTCCGCCGCGAACTGCCGCTGGCCCAGGCCCGCAGCGCCGCTCGCGGCCTGGCCGCGCTGATCGACGGCCTCTGGCTGCGGGGCGCGCTCTCGGGCGATGCCTTCGACACCGAGCAGGCGTTGGCGATTGCCTACGACTACCTCGACCAACAACTGGCCAAGCGCCCCGGATAG
- the betA gene encoding choline dehydrogenase has translation MSQEYDYIIIGAGSAGNVLATRLTEDADVSVLLLEAGGPDYRADFRTQMPAALAYPLQGRRYNWAYLTDPEPHMNNRRMECGRGKGLGGSSLINGMCYIRGNAMDFDGWAQEKGLEDWTYLDCLPYFRKAETRDIGPNDYHGGNGPVSVTTPKAGNNPLFHAMVEAGVQAGYPRTEDLNGYQQEGFGPMDRTVTPQGRRASTARGYLDQARERPNLTIVTHALTDRILFSGKRAIGATYLHGDDNALKEVRARREVLVCSGAIASPQLLQRSGVGPSALLRDLGIEVVHDLPGVGQNLQDHLEMYLQYACKQPVSLYPALQWWNQPQIGAEWMFLGTGLGASNQFEAGGFIRSREEFEWPNIQYHFLPVAINYNGSNAVSEHGFQAHVGSMRSPSRGRINVTSRDPRKHPSILFNYMSCEQDWQEFRDAIRITREIMNQPALDPYRGREISPGLDKQSDADLDAFVREHAETAFHPSCSCKMGDDDMAVVDGEGRVHGMEGLRVIDASIMPLIITGNLNATTIMMAEKLADKVRGRPSLPRSTADYFKAEGAPVRGKPQR, from the coding sequence ATGTCCCAGGAATACGACTACATCATCATCGGCGCGGGTTCCGCCGGTAACGTACTGGCTACCCGCCTGACCGAGGACGCCGACGTCAGCGTGCTGCTGCTCGAAGCCGGCGGCCCGGACTACCGCGCCGACTTCCGCACACAGATGCCGGCGGCGCTGGCCTACCCGCTGCAGGGCCGTCGCTACAACTGGGCGTACCTGACCGACCCGGAGCCGCACATGAACAACCGCCGCATGGAGTGCGGACGCGGCAAGGGCCTGGGCGGCTCCTCGCTGATCAACGGCATGTGCTACATCCGCGGCAACGCCATGGACTTCGATGGCTGGGCGCAGGAGAAGGGGCTGGAAGACTGGACCTACCTCGACTGCCTGCCGTACTTCCGCAAGGCCGAGACCCGCGACATCGGCCCCAATGACTACCACGGCGGCAATGGTCCAGTGAGCGTCACCACGCCCAAGGCTGGCAACAACCCGCTGTTCCACGCCATGGTCGAGGCCGGCGTGCAGGCCGGTTACCCGCGTACCGAGGACCTCAACGGCTACCAGCAGGAAGGCTTCGGTCCGATGGACCGCACCGTCACCCCGCAAGGACGGCGCGCCAGTACTGCCCGTGGCTACCTGGACCAGGCCCGCGAGCGGCCGAACCTGACCATCGTCACCCATGCGCTGACCGACCGCATCCTGTTCAGCGGCAAGCGCGCCATCGGCGCGACCTATCTGCATGGCGATGACAACGCGCTGAAGGAAGTCCGTGCACGCCGCGAAGTGCTGGTGTGCTCGGGCGCCATCGCTTCTCCGCAACTGCTGCAGCGCTCCGGCGTCGGCCCGTCCGCGCTGCTGCGTGATCTGGGCATCGAGGTCGTGCATGACCTGCCCGGCGTCGGCCAGAACCTCCAGGACCACCTCGAGATGTACCTGCAGTACGCCTGCAAGCAGCCGGTGTCGCTGTACCCGGCGCTGCAGTGGTGGAACCAGCCGCAGATCGGTGCGGAGTGGATGTTCCTCGGTACCGGGCTGGGCGCGAGCAACCAGTTCGAGGCGGGCGGTTTCATCCGCAGTCGTGAGGAATTCGAGTGGCCGAACATCCAGTACCACTTCCTGCCGGTGGCAATTAACTACAACGGCAGCAATGCGGTGAGCGAGCACGGCTTCCAGGCTCACGTCGGCTCCATGCGCTCTCCCAGCCGCGGGCGGATCAACGTGACGTCCCGGGATCCGCGCAAGCACCCGAGCATCCTGTTCAACTACATGTCCTGCGAGCAGGACTGGCAGGAATTCCGCGACGCCATCCGGATCACCCGCGAGATCATGAACCAGCCGGCGCTCGATCCCTATCGCGGCCGCGAGATCAGCCCGGGCCTGGACAAGCAGAGCGACGCCGACCTCGACGCCTTCGTTCGTGAGCACGCGGAAACGGCTTTCCACCCTTCCTGCTCCTGCAAGATGGGCGACGACGACATGGCGGTGGTCGATGGCGAAGGCCGGGTGCACGGCATGGAGGGGCTGCGGGTGATCGATGCGTCGATCATGCCGCTGATCATCACCGGCAACCTCAACGCCACCACCATCATGATGGCCGAGAAGCTCGCCGATAAGGTGCGCGGTCGCCCATCGCTGCCACGCAGCACCGCCGACTACTTCAAGGCCGAAGGTGCACCGGTGCGCGGGAAACCGCAGCGCTGA
- the pstS gene encoding phosphate ABC transporter substrate-binding protein PstS produces MKLKRLMAALTFVAAGVGTASAVAAIDPALPDYQKASGVSGNLSSVGSDTLANLMTMWAEEYKRLYPNVNVQIQAAGSSTAPPALTEGTANLGPMSRKMKDVELQAFEQKYGYKPTAVPVAVDALAIFVHKDNPIKGLTMQQVDAIFSSTRLCGGKSEVKTWGDLGLTGDWANKPVQLFGRNSVSGTYGYFKEEALCKGDYKPNVNEQPGSASVVQSVSQSLNGVGYSGIGYKTASVKTVALAKKEGGEFIEDNEANALNGTYPLSRFLYVYVNKAPNKPLNPLEAQFLKMVLSKTGQQVVVKDGYIPLPSKVAEKAIKDLGL; encoded by the coding sequence ATGAAACTCAAGCGTTTGATGGCGGCCCTGACTTTTGTCGCTGCAGGCGTAGGCACCGCCAGTGCGGTAGCCGCGATCGATCCGGCCCTGCCGGACTACCAGAAAGCCAGCGGTGTGTCGGGCAACCTGTCGAGCGTCGGTTCCGACACTCTGGCCAACCTGATGACCATGTGGGCGGAAGAGTACAAGCGCCTGTACCCGAACGTTAACGTGCAGATCCAGGCCGCCGGTTCCTCCACCGCGCCGCCGGCTCTGACCGAAGGCACCGCCAACCTGGGCCCGATGAGCCGCAAGATGAAGGACGTCGAGCTGCAGGCCTTCGAACAGAAGTACGGCTACAAGCCGACCGCTGTTCCGGTTGCCGTGGATGCCCTGGCGATCTTCGTGCACAAGGACAACCCCATCAAGGGTCTGACCATGCAACAGGTCGACGCCATCTTCTCCTCCACCCGCCTGTGCGGCGGCAAGTCGGAAGTGAAGACCTGGGGTGACCTGGGCCTGACCGGCGACTGGGCCAACAAGCCCGTCCAGCTGTTCGGTCGCAACTCCGTCTCCGGCACCTACGGCTACTTCAAGGAAGAAGCCCTGTGCAAAGGCGACTACAAGCCGAACGTGAACGAGCAGCCGGGTTCGGCTTCCGTGGTTCAGTCGGTCAGCCAGTCCCTGAACGGCGTTGGCTACTCCGGTATCGGTTACAAGACCGCTAGCGTGAAGACCGTTGCCCTGGCCAAGAAGGAAGGCGGCGAGTTCATCGAAGACAACGAGGCGAATGCCCTGAACGGCACCTACCCGCTGTCGCGTTTCCTCTACGTCTACGTCAACAAGGCGCCAAACAAGCCGCTGAACCCGCTGGAAGCCCAGTTCCTGAAGATGGTGCTCTCCAAGACCGGCCAGCAGGTTGTCGTGAAAGACGGCTACATCCCGCTGCCGTCCAAAGTCGCCGAAAAAGCGATCAAGGACCTGGGTCTGTAA
- a CDS encoding MFS transporter produces the protein MPSVNAPAAPASRPLTRSDYKTLSLSALGGALEFYDFIIFVFFATVVGKLFFPADMPDWLRQLQTFGLFAAGYLARPLGGVVMAHFGDLLGRKKMFTLSIFLMAVPTLIMGLLPTYAQIGIWAPLALLLLRVIQGAAIGGEVPGAWVFVAEHVPHRHVGYACGTLTSGLTAGILIGSLVATLINSVYSAEEVQGYAWRIPFLLGGIFGLFSVYLRRWLHETPVFAELQLRKQLADEVPLGVVVREHRPAIVLSMLLTWVLSAGIVVVILMTPSVLQTVYGFDAATSLKANSVAIVCLSVGCILSGRLADRFGAGRTFIYGSILLGVVSWTFYTSLKAHPDWLFPLYAVTGLCVGVIGAVPYVMVNAFPAVVRFTGLSFSYNLAYAIFGGLTPMVVALLMKEDPLGPAYYVVALCVVGLLVGAYLLRQERRLVGQGMAIN, from the coding sequence ATGCCTTCTGTGAACGCTCCTGCCGCGCCCGCGTCACGTCCGTTGACCCGCAGCGACTACAAGACTCTTTCGCTGTCCGCCCTGGGCGGCGCCCTCGAGTTCTACGACTTCATCATCTTCGTGTTCTTCGCCACCGTGGTCGGCAAGCTGTTCTTCCCCGCCGACATGCCCGACTGGCTGCGCCAGCTGCAGACTTTTGGCCTGTTCGCCGCCGGCTACCTGGCCCGTCCGCTTGGTGGGGTGGTGATGGCCCACTTCGGCGACCTGCTGGGCCGCAAGAAGATGTTCACCTTGAGCATCTTCCTGATGGCCGTTCCAACGCTGATCATGGGCTTGCTGCCCACCTACGCACAGATCGGAATCTGGGCGCCGCTGGCGCTCCTGCTGCTGCGCGTCATCCAGGGTGCAGCCATCGGTGGTGAGGTCCCGGGTGCCTGGGTGTTCGTAGCCGAGCACGTCCCCCATCGTCATGTGGGCTATGCCTGCGGCACGCTCACGTCGGGTCTGACCGCGGGCATCCTCATCGGTTCGCTGGTGGCGACCCTGATCAACAGCGTCTACAGCGCCGAGGAAGTGCAGGGCTACGCCTGGCGTATTCCGTTCCTGCTGGGCGGCATCTTCGGTCTGTTCTCCGTCTACCTGCGCCGCTGGTTGCACGAGACGCCGGTATTCGCCGAGCTGCAGCTGCGCAAGCAGCTGGCCGATGAGGTGCCGCTGGGTGTGGTGGTGCGTGAGCATCGCCCGGCCATCGTGCTGTCCATGCTACTGACCTGGGTGCTGTCCGCCGGTATCGTGGTGGTGATCCTGATGACCCCGTCGGTGCTGCAGACCGTCTATGGCTTCGACGCGGCTACGTCGCTGAAGGCCAACAGCGTGGCTATCGTCTGCCTGAGCGTCGGCTGCATCCTGTCCGGGCGTCTCGCCGACCGTTTCGGCGCGGGCCGCACCTTTATATATGGAAGCATCCTGCTGGGCGTCGTCTCCTGGACCTTCTACACCAGCCTCAAGGCGCATCCGGACTGGCTGTTCCCGCTGTATGCGGTCACCGGCCTGTGCGTCGGCGTCATCGGTGCGGTGCCTTACGTGATGGTCAACGCCTTCCCGGCGGTGGTGCGCTTCACCGGCCTGTCCTTCTCCTACAACCTGGCCTACGCCATCTTCGGAGGCCTGACACCCATGGTGGTTGCCCTCCTTATGAAGGAAGACCCGCTGGGCCCGGCTTATTATGTAGTGGCGCTGTGCGTGGTTGGCCTGCTGGTGGGTGCCTACCTGTTGCGCCAGGAGCGCAGGTTGGTAGGGCAGGGAATGGCCATAAACTGA
- the pstA gene encoding phosphate ABC transporter permease PstA translates to MKQKQESVKAWFASGSPWVWMNAGAVSIAVIMTIGLLAVIAVRGLGHFWPADVIEATYTVPGEAPKTLIGEEVQVEQVPRERLRGAGLPVPDNGPEFMTRELLKLGNRDLYGSDFSWVIGEWLTDRRHPADLVTLERREWGNFYGYLLSVKENGKVVAEGPGAMAELQTRLKRVDELYSKLYRLEKKDIGGINHGLERLRLKERGLQLNNKLDATAEADIAAGRAELNAQYKVLEEQLNGLHQEFNRDSIVMRDATGQQTEISVGKLVHAYQPNQMGVATKLSFYFKKLWEFLSDDPREANTEGGIFPAIFGTVMMTLVMAVIVTPFGVIAAVYLREYARQGLLTRIIRIAVNNLAGVPAIVYGVFGLGFFVYVLGGSLDRMFFPEALPAPTFGTPGLFWASLTLAILAVPVVIVATEEGLARIPRATREGSLALGATKAETLWKVVLPMASPAMMTGLILAVARAAGEVAPLMLVGVVKLAPALPVDGNYPYVHLDQKIMHLGFHIYDVGFQSPNVEAARPLVYATALLLVMVIALLNFSAIAIRNRLREKYKALEN, encoded by the coding sequence GTGAAACAGAAACAGGAATCCGTCAAAGCGTGGTTTGCCAGCGGTTCTCCCTGGGTGTGGATGAACGCGGGTGCGGTGTCCATCGCCGTGATCATGACCATCGGCCTGCTCGCCGTGATCGCCGTGCGCGGTCTCGGCCACTTCTGGCCGGCGGATGTGATCGAAGCGACCTACACCGTCCCCGGTGAAGCGCCCAAGACCCTGATCGGCGAAGAAGTCCAGGTCGAGCAGGTGCCGCGCGAACGTCTGCGCGGCGCCGGTCTGCCGGTGCCGGACAATGGTCCGGAGTTCATGACCCGCGAACTGCTCAAGCTGGGCAACCGTGACCTCTACGGCAGCGACTTCTCCTGGGTGATCGGCGAGTGGCTGACCGACCGTCGTCACCCGGCAGACCTGGTCACCCTGGAGCGCCGCGAGTGGGGCAACTTCTATGGCTACCTGCTGAGCGTGAAGGAAAACGGCAAGGTGGTTGCCGAAGGTCCGGGCGCCATGGCCGAGCTGCAGACCCGTCTCAAGCGCGTTGATGAGCTCTACAGCAAGCTGTACCGGCTGGAGAAGAAGGACATTGGCGGCATCAACCATGGTCTGGAGCGCCTGCGCCTCAAGGAACGTGGCCTGCAGCTGAACAACAAGCTGGATGCCACCGCCGAGGCCGACATCGCCGCCGGCCGCGCCGAGCTGAACGCCCAGTACAAGGTGCTGGAAGAACAGCTCAACGGCCTGCACCAGGAGTTCAACCGCGACAGCATCGTCATGCGCGACGCCACCGGCCAGCAGACCGAAATCAGCGTCGGCAAGCTGGTGCATGCCTACCAGCCGAACCAGATGGGCGTGGCCACCAAACTGAGCTTCTACTTCAAGAAGCTGTGGGAATTCCTCAGCGATGACCCGCGTGAAGCCAACACCGAGGGCGGTATCTTCCCGGCCATCTTCGGCACCGTGATGATGACCCTGGTGATGGCCGTGATCGTCACCCCGTTCGGTGTGATCGCTGCCGTCTACTTGCGCGAGTACGCCCGCCAGGGCCTGCTGACCCGCATCATCCGCATCGCGGTGAACAACCTCGCGGGTGTTCCGGCGATCGTCTACGGCGTGTTCGGCCTGGGCTTCTTCGTCTACGTGCTGGGCGGCTCGCTCGACCGGATGTTCTTCCCCGAAGCCCTGCCGGCGCCGACCTTCGGCACGCCGGGGCTGTTCTGGGCCTCGCTGACCCTCGCCATCCTCGCGGTGCCGGTGGTGATCGTGGCCACCGAAGAAGGCCTGGCGCGCATCCCGCGGGCCACCCGTGAAGGCTCCCTCGCCCTGGGCGCGACCAAGGCCGAGACCCTGTGGAAAGTGGTCCTGCCGATGGCCAGCCCGGCGATGATGACCGGCCTGATCCTCGCCGTGGCCCGTGCCGCCGGTGAAGTGGCGCCGCTGATGCTGGTGGGCGTGGTGAAGCTGGCTCCGGCGCTGCCGGTGGACGGCAACTACCCGTACGTGCACCTGGACCAGAAGATCATGCACCTGGGCTTCCACATCTATGACGTCGGCTTCCAGAGCCCGAACGTCGAGGCCGCGCGTCCGCTGGTGTACGCCACCGCGCTGCTGCTGGTGATGGTGATCGCCCTGCTGAACTTCTCGGCCATCGCCATTCGTAACCGCCTGCGCGAAAAGTACAAGGCGCTGGAAAACTGA
- a CDS encoding acyl-CoA thioesterase: MIELEQEDPIPQGDLALQITALPRETNGFGDIFGGWLVAQMDLAGTAMSSRIAGGRVATVAIDRMAFLVPVAVGAQLSFYTQTLEVGRSSIRMLVEVWSDDPLSSEWRKVTEAVFVFVAIDGSGRTRPVPPRRG; this comes from the coding sequence ATGATCGAGCTCGAACAAGAAGATCCTATCCCGCAAGGCGACCTGGCCTTGCAGATCACCGCCCTGCCGCGCGAGACCAACGGCTTTGGCGACATCTTCGGTGGCTGGCTGGTGGCGCAGATGGATCTCGCCGGAACCGCCATGTCCAGCCGCATTGCCGGAGGCCGCGTGGCCACGGTAGCCATCGACCGCATGGCCTTCCTGGTCCCGGTCGCTGTCGGCGCGCAGCTCTCCTTCTATACCCAGACCCTGGAAGTGGGCCGCAGCTCGATCCGCATGCTGGTCGAGGTATGGAGCGATGACCCGCTGTCCAGCGAATGGCGCAAGGTCACCGAGGCAGTGTTCGTCTTCGTTGCCATCGACGGTAGCGGGCGTACCCGACCGGTTCCTCCGCGTCGTGGCTGA
- a CDS encoding ABC transporter permease subunit, whose amino-acid sequence MKTAQAPLLLSIEEQNMVGMRVAANGEVVFFDAKKGDEMDRVSLKLPAGTSVTSIAEDQPGHPTVALGLSNGQVLVFKHNYKVTYPDNKKTITPHIDYPYGEAPMNLDPQGRPLEHVAIVSGDDSLLLAASTGSEMLLLGLTQQENMLTGESTLQEERINLPQIADPVKAIYMDPRKQWLYVLNGRAQADVFDLNSHQLNGRYKLLDDASAEVTASSQLLGGISLMVGDSKGGISQWFMARGEDGEPRLSHVRDFKLGDQPISSIAPEQRRKGFLAIDKQGNLGIFHSTAHRTLLVENVAPSAGPMALSPRANRLILEQGGELRRFSLSNPHPEVSFSALWGKVWYESYDKPSYVWQSTAATTDFEPKLSLSPLTFGTLKAAFYAMILAAPLAIAAAVYTAYFMAPGMRRKVKPVIELMEALPTVILGFFAGLFLAPYVEGHLPGIFSLLLLTPLGILAAGLIWSRLPERIRLSLPAGWEAAILIPVVLATGAFALWMSPHLETMFFGGDMRLWISHDLGITYDQRNALVVGLAMGFAVIPNIFSIAEDAIFSVPRSLTYGSLALGATPWQTLTRVVILTASPGIFSALMIGMGRAVGETMIVLMATGNTPVMDVNIFQGMRTLAANVAVEMPESEVGGTHYRVLFLSALVLLSFTFVMNTLAELIRQRLRKKYASL is encoded by the coding sequence CTGAAAACGGCCCAGGCGCCGCTGCTGCTGAGCATCGAAGAGCAGAACATGGTGGGCATGCGCGTCGCCGCCAACGGCGAAGTGGTGTTCTTCGACGCCAAGAAAGGCGACGAGATGGACCGCGTTTCGCTGAAGCTGCCCGCCGGCACCAGCGTCACCTCCATCGCCGAGGACCAGCCGGGTCATCCGACCGTCGCGCTGGGCCTGTCCAACGGCCAGGTGCTGGTGTTCAAGCACAACTACAAGGTCACCTACCCGGACAACAAGAAGACCATCACCCCGCACATCGACTATCCCTACGGCGAAGCGCCGATGAACCTGGATCCCCAGGGCCGTCCGCTGGAGCACGTGGCGATCGTCTCGGGTGACGACAGCCTGTTGCTGGCCGCGTCCACCGGCAGCGAGATGCTCCTGCTCGGCCTGACTCAGCAGGAAAACATGCTGACCGGCGAGAGCACCCTGCAGGAAGAACGCATCAACCTGCCGCAGATCGCCGATCCGGTGAAGGCCATCTACATGGACCCGCGCAAGCAGTGGCTCTATGTGCTCAATGGCCGCGCCCAGGCCGACGTGTTCGACCTGAACTCCCACCAGCTCAACGGCCGCTACAAGCTGCTGGATGACGCGTCCGCCGAAGTGACTGCCAGCAGCCAGCTGCTGGGTGGCATCTCGCTGATGGTCGGCGACTCCAAGGGCGGCATCAGCCAGTGGTTCATGGCCCGTGGCGAAGACGGCGAACCGCGCCTGTCCCACGTGCGTGATTTCAAGCTGGGCGACCAGCCGATCTCCAGCATCGCGCCGGAGCAGCGCCGCAAGGGCTTCCTGGCCATCGACAAGCAGGGCAACCTGGGCATTTTCCACAGCACCGCGCACCGTACGCTGCTGGTGGAGAACGTCGCGCCCTCCGCCGGCCCGATGGCCCTGTCGCCGCGCGCCAACCGACTGATCCTCGAGCAGGGCGGTGAGCTGCGTCGCTTCAGCCTGAGCAACCCGCACCCGGAAGTGTCATTCAGCGCGCTGTGGGGCAAGGTCTGGTACGAGAGCTACGACAAGCCGTCCTACGTTTGGCAGTCCACCGCCGCGACCACCGACTTCGAGCCCAAGCTGAGCCTGTCGCCGCTGACCTTCGGTACCCTGAAGGCCGCGTTCTACGCGATGATCCTCGCTGCTCCTCTGGCCATCGCCGCCGCCGTCTACACCGCCTACTTCATGGCTCCGGGCATGCGCCGCAAGGTGAAGCCGGTGATCGAGCTGATGGAAGCGCTGCCGACCGTGATCCTCGGCTTCTTCGCCGGCCTGTTCCTGGCGCCGTACGTCGAAGGCCACCTGCCGGGCATCTTCAGCCTGCTACTGCTTACCCCGCTGGGTATCCTCGCTGCCGGCCTGATCTGGAGCCGTCTGCCTGAGCGCATCCGCCTGAGCCTGCCGGCCGGCTGGGAAGCGGCGATCCTGATCCCCGTGGTCCTCGCCACCGGCGCCTTCGCCCTGTGGATGAGCCCGCACCTGGAGACCATGTTCTTCGGCGGCGACATGCGCCTGTGGATCAGCCATGACCTGGGCATCACCTACGACCAGCGCAACGCTCTGGTAGTGGGCCTGGCCATGGGCTTCGCGGTGATCCCGAACATCTTCTCCATCGCCGAAGACGCCATCTTCAGCGTGCCGCGCAGCCTGACCTACGGCTCCCTGGCCCTGGGCGCCACGCCCTGGCAGACGCTGACCCGCGTGGTGATCCTGACCGCCAGCCCGGGCATCTTCTCCGCGCTGATGATCGGCATGGGCCGCGCCGTGGGCGAGACCATGATCGTGCTGATGGCCACCGGCAACACCCCGGTCATGGACGTGAACATCTTCCAGGGCATGCGCACCCTCGCGGCGAACGTCGCGGTGGAAATGCCCGAGTCGGAGGTGGGCGGCACTCACTACCGCGTGCTGTTCCTCTCGGCACTGGTCCTGCTGTCCTTCACCTTCGTGATGAACACCCTGGCAGAGCTGATCCGTCAGCGCCTGCGCAAGAAATACGCGTCGCTCTAA
- the betB gene encoding betaine-aldehyde dehydrogenase: MARFEVQKLYIGGRYVEATSGVTFETINPANGEVLAQVQRASKEDVERAVQAAVEGQKVWAAMTAMQRSRILRRAVDILRERNDELAELETLDTGKPLAETRFVDIVTGADVLEYYAGLVPAIEGEQIPLRDTSFVYTRREPLGVVAGIGAWNYPIQISLWKSAPALAAGNAMIFKPSEVTPLTALKLAEVYTQAGLPDGVFNVLTGSGREVGQWLTEHPLIEKISFTGGTSTGKKVMASASSSSLKEVTMELGGKSPLIIFEDANLDRAADIAVMANFFSSGQVCTNGTRVFIPRNLQARFEAKVLERVKRIRLGNPQDENTNFGPLVSFPHMESVLSYIESGKEQKARLLCGGERVTQGEFGKGAYVAPTVFTDCRDDMTIVREEIFGPVMSILVYDTEDEAIRRANDTEYGLAAGVVTQDLARAHRAIHRLEAGICWINTWGESPAEMPVGGYKQSGVGRENGLTTLAHYTRIKSVQVELGDYTSVF; this comes from the coding sequence ATGGCTCGATTCGAAGTACAGAAGCTCTACATTGGCGGTCGCTACGTGGAAGCCACCAGCGGCGTCACCTTCGAGACCATCAATCCGGCCAACGGTGAAGTCCTCGCCCAGGTACAACGCGCCTCGAAGGAAGACGTCGAGCGCGCCGTGCAGGCGGCGGTGGAAGGGCAGAAAGTCTGGGCGGCGATGACCGCCATGCAGCGCTCGCGCATCCTGCGTCGCGCCGTGGACATCCTCCGCGAGCGCAATGACGAGCTCGCCGAGCTGGAAACCCTCGACACCGGCAAGCCGCTGGCCGAGACCCGCTTCGTCGACATCGTCACCGGCGCCGACGTGCTGGAGTACTACGCCGGCCTGGTACCCGCCATCGAGGGCGAGCAGATCCCGCTGCGCGACACCAGCTTCGTCTATACCCGCCGCGAGCCGCTGGGCGTGGTCGCCGGCATCGGTGCCTGGAACTACCCGATCCAGATCTCCCTGTGGAAATCCGCCCCGGCCCTGGCCGCGGGCAACGCGATGATCTTCAAGCCCAGCGAAGTCACCCCGCTGACCGCGCTGAAGCTGGCCGAGGTCTATACCCAGGCCGGCCTGCCCGATGGCGTGTTCAACGTGCTCACCGGCAGCGGCCGCGAAGTCGGCCAGTGGCTGACCGAACACCCGCTGATCGAGAAGATTTCCTTCACCGGTGGCACCTCCACCGGCAAGAAGGTCATGGCCAGCGCTTCCAGCTCCTCGCTCAAGGAAGTGACCATGGAGTTGGGTGGCAAGTCGCCGCTGATCATCTTCGAGGACGCCAACCTCGACCGTGCCGCCGATATCGCCGTCATGGCCAACTTCTTCAGCTCCGGCCAGGTCTGCACCAACGGCACCCGCGTGTTCATCCCGCGCAACCTGCAGGCGCGCTTCGAAGCCAAGGTGCTGGAGCGCGTCAAGCGCATCCGCCTGGGCAACCCGCAGGACGAAAACACCAACTTCGGCCCGCTGGTGAGCTTCCCGCACATGGAGAGCGTTCTCTCCTACATCGAGTCCGGCAAGGAACAGAAGGCCCGTCTGCTGTGCGGTGGCGAGCGCGTCACCCAGGGTGAGTTCGGCAAGGGCGCGTACGTCGCGCCGACCGTGTTCACCGACTGCCGTGACGACATGACCATCGTCCGCGAGGAAATCTTCGGGCCGGTCATGAGCATTCTCGTCTACGACACCGAAGACGAGGCCATCCGCCGCGCCAACGACACCGAATACGGTCTCGCCGCTGGCGTCGTGACCCAGGACCTGGCCCGCGCGCACCGGGCGATCCACCGCCTGGAAGCAGGCATCTGCTGGATCAACACCTGGGGCGAGTCGCCGGCCGAGATGCCGGTTGGCGGATACAAGCAATCGGGTGTCGGTCGTGAGAACGGCCTGACCACCCTGGCTCACTACACTCGCATCAAATCCGTACAGGTAGAGCTGGGCGACTACACCTCGGTGTTCTGA
- a CDS encoding HdeD family acid-resistance protein yields MSQHPLWQALGRHWKWIALRGVAALLFGILAMVWPGIVLTVMVLFFGAYAFVDGLFTLIAAAQMRESGRPLWPLVLVGLLGIAAGLVAFLWPQLTALGLLMLIAGWALVMGVLQIIAAIRLRKALQNEWWLGLSGAVSVLFGVLMIGNPGAGAIAVAWVIGAYSVFFGALLIMLALRLRKTSTFNA; encoded by the coding sequence ATGTCGCAACACCCGCTCTGGCAAGCCCTGGGCCGCCACTGGAAATGGATCGCCCTGCGCGGCGTCGCTGCCTTGCTGTTCGGCATCCTGGCCATGGTCTGGCCGGGCATCGTGCTGACCGTGATGGTGCTGTTCTTCGGCGCCTATGCGTTCGTCGACGGCCTGTTCACGCTGATCGCCGCCGCACAGATGCGCGAATCCGGCCGGCCGCTGTGGCCGCTGGTGCTGGTGGGCTTGCTGGGGATCGCCGCCGGGCTGGTCGCCTTCCTCTGGCCGCAGCTGACCGCGCTGGGCCTGCTGATGCTGATCGCCGGCTGGGCGCTGGTGATGGGCGTGCTGCAGATCATCGCCGCAATCCGCCTGCGCAAGGCGCTGCAGAACGAATGGTGGCTGGGGCTTTCCGGCGCGGTATCGGTGCTGTTCGGCGTGCTGATGATCGGCAATCCGGGGGCCGGGGCGATCGCCGTGGCCTGGGTGATCGGCGCCTACTCGGTGTTCTTTGGCGCCCTGCTCATCATGCTCGCGCTGCGCCTGCGCAAGACGTCGACCTTCAATGCCTGA